One Streptococcus sp. DTU_2020_1001019_1_SI_AUS_MUR_006 DNA window includes the following coding sequences:
- a CDS encoding SP_0198 family lipoprotein: protein MSLKIFTLSLATVASLSLLVACSSTTKSTPSSQASTSSEASTSQVSETSASSSTTSAKTDTTTNIDGTYKGQDEGDSITLIVTGNTGTWTEVEADGDQEVKKVTFEPENQRVFIGDDIKIYVAEENQIIIDDMDRDVSDRIVLKK from the coding sequence ATGTCACTAAAAATATTTACACTTTCTCTTGCTACTGTAGCAAGTCTTAGTCTTTTAGTTGCTTGCTCGTCAACAACTAAGTCGACACCTTCATCCCAAGCAAGCACTAGCTCTGAAGCGAGCACTAGTCAAGTATCAGAAACCAGTGCTTCTAGTTCTACTACTAGTGCAAAGACTGACACAACTACTAATATAGATGGGACCTACAAGGGGCAAGACGAGGGTGATAGCATTACTCTTATAGTCACTGGAAATACCGGAACGTGGACAGAAGTTGAAGCGGACGGAGATCAAGAGGTTAAGAAGGTGACCTTCGAACCAGAAAATCAGAGAGTCTTTATTGGAGACGATATCAAGATTTATGTGGCAGAAGAGAACCAGATTATTATCGATGACATGGACCGCGATGTTTCTGATCGTATCGTTTTAAAGAAATAG
- a CDS encoding SP0191 family lipoprotein — protein MKKLVIGTFAALFLLVGCGQKKETAASTTESSQEALQSTLPVLENASKNTVVTKTLVLPADESGAQQTQIITYKGNQFLSLIIQQKRPVSEDLKNYISERGLDEAKKALKEAEDKDESVQAARKISGFTIETTLLNEKEMETKTSYDFQTMDIKKASENEYLKNVGLENLLKNEPEDYIANRVAIGATVQ, from the coding sequence ATGAAAAAGTTAGTCATTGGAACATTCGCAGCACTATTTTTGCTCGTTGGATGTGGTCAGAAAAAAGAAACAGCAGCTTCAACTACTGAGAGTTCTCAAGAAGCTCTACAGTCTACTTTGCCTGTATTAGAAAATGCAAGCAAGAATACAGTTGTTACCAAGACCTTGGTTTTGCCAGCTGATGAGAGTGGAGCACAGCAAACTCAAATCATTACCTACAAAGGCAATCAATTTTTAAGCTTGATCATTCAGCAGAAACGTCCTGTATCAGAAGACTTAAAAAATTATATTTCTGAACGTGGATTAGATGAAGCTAAAAAAGCTCTTAAAGAAGCTGAGGATAAGGATGAGTCTGTGCAAGCAGCTCGAAAAATTTCAGGCTTTACCATCGAAACGACTCTTTTAAATGAGAAAGAAATGGAAACCAAGACTAGCTATGATTTCCAAACGATGGATATTAAAAAAGCCAGTGAAAACGAATACTTGAAGAATGTTGGACTGGAAAATCTATTGAAAAACGAACCAGAGGACTATATTGCTAATCGTGTTGCAATTGGGGCAACAGTCCAGTAA
- the ruvX gene encoding Holliday junction resolvase RuvX, which translates to MRIMGLDVGSKTVGVAISDPLGFTAQGLEIIQINEEQGQFGFERLKELVEAYKVEQFVVGLPKNMNNTSGPRVEASQAYGEKLVELFGLPVDYQDERLTTVAAERMLIEQADISRNKRKKVIDKLAAQLILQNYLDRKF; encoded by the coding sequence ATGAGAATTATGGGATTGGACGTTGGTTCAAAAACGGTAGGGGTAGCGATTAGTGATCCACTTGGGTTTACGGCTCAAGGGCTTGAAATCATCCAAATCAATGAAGAACAAGGTCAGTTTGGTTTTGAACGTCTCAAAGAATTGGTTGAAGCCTATAAAGTGGAGCAGTTTGTTGTCGGTTTGCCTAAAAACATGAACAACACAAGTGGCCCACGGGTGGAAGCTAGCCAGGCATATGGCGAGAAGTTGGTAGAGCTCTTTGGCTTACCGGTAGATTATCAAGATGAACGCTTGACTACGGTTGCCGCTGAGCGTATGTTGATTGAGCAAGCAGATATTAGTCGCAATAAGCGTAAAAAAGTTATTGATAAATTAGCAGCTCAATTGATTTTGCAAAATTATTTAGATAGAAAATTTTAA
- the mgtA gene encoding magnesium-translocating P-type ATPase translates to MKTTKERLAAAIQTPLKDSLAFYHTSLKGLDQEQVEENRDLYGENTITKGQEDSIFKKIYESIINPFTIILLVIAFISLVTNVWLAKPGQEDPTTSIIIVVLVLISGGIRFVQELRSDKATTNLSKMIVNTATVIRDGLEQELPIDELVVGDLVKLSAGDMIPADVILFESRDFFVQQSGLTGESDAVEKLALNKATNQNVDSLLEAESLAFMGTNVISGSATAMVLAVGDDTMMGAIEQTLNTYDESTSFEREMNSISWLLIRLMLVMVPIVFFANGLTDGDWLEAGVFALSVGVGLTPEMLPMIITASLAKGSIIMAKEKVVIKKLNAIQDLGAIDILCTDKTGTLTQDEIVLEYPLDIHGDLDMAVLRRAYLNSHFQTGLKNLMDRAIISRTEKEAKEHAILQNLDTSFQKIDELPFDFERRRMSVIVKDDSNVVSMVTKGALEEMLTISTHVEYRGEIIPITEGIRQEVLAEVGQLNRQGLRVLGVGYKSGLREDYAYAVDDESDMILTGYLAFLDPPKPSAAPAIQALLEHGVRTKILTGDNEKVTQAICEKVGLDVEQMLLGADIDQMTDQELAEAVEKVTVFAKLSPDQKARIILQLKKNGHGVGYMGDGINDAPSMKVADVGISVDTAVDIAKETAGVILLDKDLMVLETGIVEGRKVYANMTKYIKMTVSSNFGNIFSLLVASIFLPFLPMAPVHLIVLNLVYDLSCVALPFDNVDQDFLKQPHTWEAKSITRFMVWMGPISSIFDILTFIFLYFIIVPLVTGHHYVHGSESALQFIILFQTGWFIESMWSQTMVIHMLRTAKVPFVQSRPAWLVILTTLVAAFFVTSLPYGPLVNILRLAPLGLPYFLFLICIIFLYMFSVTVIKKFYIKKYKEWL, encoded by the coding sequence ATGAAAACTACAAAAGAAAGACTAGCAGCAGCTATTCAAACTCCATTAAAAGATAGTCTAGCTTTTTACCATACAAGTCTAAAAGGCTTAGACCAAGAACAAGTCGAAGAAAACCGTGACCTATATGGTGAAAACACCATCACAAAAGGTCAAGAGGATTCCATCTTTAAAAAGATTTACGAGTCCATCATCAATCCTTTCACAATCATTTTGCTTGTGATTGCCTTTATCTCTCTCGTTACAAATGTCTGGCTTGCCAAACCTGGTCAAGAAGATCCAACGACCTCTATTATTATCGTTGTCTTGGTTTTGATTTCAGGAGGTATCCGTTTTGTCCAAGAATTGCGGAGCGACAAGGCAACAACCAATCTTTCAAAAATGATTGTCAACACTGCAACTGTTATTCGTGATGGTCTTGAACAAGAGTTACCCATCGATGAGTTGGTTGTAGGAGATCTCGTGAAATTGAGTGCGGGAGATATGATTCCTGCAGATGTTATCTTGTTTGAATCCCGCGACTTTTTCGTTCAACAGTCAGGTTTGACTGGAGAAAGCGATGCAGTTGAAAAACTTGCTTTAAATAAAGCCACCAATCAAAATGTAGATAGCCTCTTAGAAGCAGAATCTTTGGCCTTCATGGGGACAAATGTTATCTCAGGAAGTGCTACAGCTATGGTTTTGGCTGTTGGTGATGACACCATGATGGGAGCCATCGAGCAGACTCTCAACACCTACGATGAATCAACTTCTTTTGAACGTGAAATGAACAGCATTTCCTGGCTCTTGATCCGTTTGATGCTTGTCATGGTTCCAATCGTGTTTTTCGCAAATGGATTGACCGATGGAGACTGGCTAGAAGCTGGAGTTTTTGCCTTGAGCGTGGGTGTCGGACTGACACCAGAAATGCTTCCGATGATTATTACAGCCAGCTTAGCAAAAGGTTCCATTATCATGGCCAAGGAAAAGGTAGTCATCAAAAAACTCAATGCTATCCAAGACTTAGGAGCAATCGATATCTTATGTACGGATAAAACTGGAACTCTAACGCAAGATGAGATTGTCTTAGAATATCCCTTGGATATCCATGGTGATTTGGATATGGCAGTCTTAAGAAGAGCTTATCTAAATTCACATTTCCAAACAGGTTTGAAAAACTTGATGGACCGTGCCATTATCAGTAGAACTGAAAAAGAAGCCAAAGAACACGCTATCCTACAAAATCTAGATACCAGTTTTCAAAAAATTGACGAACTTCCTTTTGACTTTGAGCGTAGACGCATGAGTGTTATCGTCAAAGATGACAGCAATGTTGTTAGTATGGTGACCAAAGGCGCTTTAGAAGAAATGTTGACCATTTCGACACATGTGGAATATCGTGGAGAAATAATCCCTATTACGGAAGGTATTCGCCAAGAAGTACTGGCAGAAGTTGGTCAATTAAACCGTCAAGGCTTGCGTGTCTTAGGTGTTGGCTACAAATCAGGTCTACGTGAAGACTATGCCTATGCTGTGGATGATGAAAGTGATATGATCCTTACGGGTTACCTTGCCTTCTTGGATCCACCAAAACCATCTGCAGCACCCGCTATCCAAGCTTTGCTTGAGCATGGTGTCAGAACAAAGATTTTAACTGGGGATAATGAAAAAGTAACCCAAGCCATCTGTGAAAAGGTTGGTTTGGATGTTGAGCAGATGCTTTTGGGAGCTGATATCGACCAAATGACAGACCAAGAATTGGCAGAAGCGGTTGAAAAAGTAACAGTCTTTGCTAAATTGTCACCTGACCAAAAAGCCCGCATCATTCTACAGTTAAAGAAAAATGGTCACGGTGTTGGTTATATGGGGGACGGTATTAATGACGCTCCATCCATGAAGGTGGCAGATGTCGGTATTTCTGTAGATACAGCAGTCGATATCGCCAAGGAAACAGCGGGTGTTATCTTGCTAGACAAGGATCTCATGGTTCTTGAAACTGGTATTGTTGAGGGCCGTAAGGTCTACGCCAACATGACCAAGTACATCAAGATGACCGTTAGTTCGAACTTTGGAAATATCTTCTCACTACTGGTTGCGAGTATCTTCTTGCCATTTTTACCAATGGCTCCTGTTCATCTTATTGTCCTAAACCTAGTCTACGATTTATCTTGTGTGGCATTGCCATTTGATAATGTGGATCAAGACTTCCTCAAACAACCCCATACATGGGAAGCAAAATCCATTACGCGATTTATGGTTTGGATGGGTCCAATCTCATCTATCTTTGATATTTTGACCTTTATCTTCCTCTACTTTATCATTGTTCCTTTGGTGACTGGCCATCATTATGTTCATGGGTCAGAATCTGCCCTTCAGTTTATTATCTTGTTCCAAACAGGATGGTTCATCGAATCTATGTGGTCTCAAACCATGGTCATCCATATGCTTCGTACAGCAAAAGTTCCTTTTGTACAAAGCAGACCAGCTTGGCTTGTGATTTTGACAACTTTGGTTGCAGCCTTTTTCGTAACCAGTCTACCTTATGGACCACTGGTAAATATCCTTCGTCTAGCACCCTTAGGACTTCCTTACTTCTTGTTCTTAATCTGTATTATTTTCTTGTATATGTTTAGCGTCACAGTTATTAAGAAATTTTACATTAAGAAATATAAAGAATGGTTATAG
- the spx gene encoding transcriptional regulator Spx has protein sequence MIKIYTVSSCTSCKKAKTWLNAHQLSYKEQNLGKEGITREELLDILTKTDNGIASIVSSKNRYAKALGVDIEDLSVNEVLNLIMETPRILKSPILVDEKRLQVGYKEDDIRAFLPRSVRNVENAEARLRAAL, from the coding sequence ATGATCAAAATTTATACAGTCTCAAGTTGTACTAGCTGTAAAAAAGCGAAGACCTGGCTCAATGCCCACCAGTTAAGTTATAAAGAACAAAACCTCGGTAAGGAAGGAATCACGAGAGAAGAACTGCTTGATATTTTGACAAAAACAGACAATGGAATTGCAAGTATCGTATCATCGAAAAATCGTTATGCAAAGGCCCTTGGTGTTGATATCGAAGATTTGAGTGTCAATGAAGTGCTCAACCTAATCATGGAAACACCACGTATCTTGAAAAGTCCGATTCTTGTAGATGAGAAACGCCTACAAGTCGGCTATAAAGAAGACGATATCCGTGCCTTTTTGCCACGCTCTGTCCGTAATGTGGAAAATGCAGAAGCGCGTTTACGTGCGGCTCTATAA
- a CDS encoding IreB family regulatory phosphoprotein: MGFTEETVRFKLDDSNKKEISETLTDVYASLNEKGYNPINQIVGYVLSGDPAYVPRYNNARNQIRKYERDEIVEELVRYYLKGQGVDL, encoded by the coding sequence ATGGGATTTACTGAAGAAACCGTACGTTTTAAATTGGACGATTCCAATAAAAAAGAAATCAGTGAAACATTGACAGATGTCTATGCTTCTTTGAATGAAAAGGGCTATAACCCTATTAACCAGATCGTGGGCTATGTTCTCAGTGGAGACCCAGCTTACGTTCCTCGTTATAACAATGCACGAAATCAAATCCGTAAGTATGAGCGAGATGAAATCGTTGAAGAACTGGTTCGCTACTACCTTAAAGGACAAGGAGTCGATCTATAA
- a CDS encoding Cof-type HAD-IIB family hydrolase, protein MTKKMIAVDLDGTLLNSESKLSDFTIETIKKISKKGHQIVIATGRPYRMAKDFYDQLELETPMINFNGSLTHLPGKTWKHEKCLTVDKKYLLDIVKRKEDIEADFIAGEYRKKFYITAPNKEIADPKLFGVENFRPENQFQSDLVTKGPNCILLQTRADDKYALAEEMNSFYKHQLNINTWGGPLNILECTPKGVHKAFALEYLLNVMNIDKQNLIAFGDEHNDQEMLSFAGKGYAMKNANPALLPFADEQLPLTNEEDGVAQFLQERFL, encoded by the coding sequence ATGACTAAAAAAATGATTGCCGTCGATTTGGACGGAACCTTGCTCAACTCTGAAAGCAAACTTTCTGATTTTACTATTGAAACGATTAAGAAAATCTCAAAAAAAGGCCACCAAATCGTTATCGCAACTGGTCGCCCTTACCGTATGGCCAAAGATTTTTATGATCAACTTGAACTTGAAACCCCTATGATCAACTTCAACGGTTCACTTACTCATCTGCCAGGTAAGACTTGGAAACATGAAAAGTGTCTGACTGTGGACAAAAAATACCTCTTGGATATAGTGAAACGAAAAGAGGATATTGAGGCAGACTTTATCGCAGGCGAATACCGTAAAAAGTTTTACATTACAGCCCCGAACAAAGAAATTGCCGACCCTAAATTATTTGGTGTTGAAAACTTTCGCCCTGAAAATCAATTCCAGTCTGATTTAGTAACCAAGGGGCCTAACTGTATTCTATTACAAACTAGGGCAGACGATAAATATGCACTAGCAGAAGAGATGAACAGCTTCTACAAGCACCAACTCAATATTAACACTTGGGGTGGCCCTTTGAACATTCTCGAATGCACTCCCAAAGGAGTTCACAAGGCCTTTGCCCTTGAATATCTTCTCAATGTCATGAATATAGACAAACAGAATTTAATTGCCTTTGGTGACGAACATAATGACCAAGAGATGCTTTCTTTTGCAGGTAAAGGCTATGCCATGAAAAACGCAAATCCTGCTCTGTTACCTTTCGCAGACGAACAATTACCATTAACCAACGAAGAAGATGGCGTCGCTCAGTTTTTACAAGAACGATTTCTTTAA
- a CDS encoding folylpolyglutamate synthase/dihydrofolate synthase family protein, giving the protein MIEVEKWLHSRIGLNFRSGLGRMQKAVDLLGNPEQTYPIIHVTGTNGKGSTIAFMRELFVSHGKKVGTFTSPHIVSIHDRICINGQPISAPDFIRLADQVKTMEQRLLETHDQLSFFELLTVIALLHFKEQEVDLVLLEVGIGGLLDTTNVVTGEIAVITSIGLDHQETLGNSLEEIAEQKAGIFKPGKVSVIANLAPEAQLVCQKIAEDLDVTLYQADRDFSFKSGHFSSSSLADLTRLKLGLEGAYQEENAALALQAFLLFMAARGEKINEEVVRCALKTTRWAGRLEAVTEHIYLDGAHNLPALERLVEFIQEKIQQGYHPQILFGALKRKDYSGMLAYLTDHLPDTALYVTSFDYQGSLEEQDLSGYHRVASYRDFIDDFEKSAGEKDILFVTGSLYFISEVRAYLIKT; this is encoded by the coding sequence ATGATTGAAGTAGAAAAATGGCTTCATAGTCGGATTGGATTGAATTTTAGATCAGGTTTGGGGCGTATGCAGAAGGCAGTGGATTTGTTGGGAAATCCTGAGCAAACCTATCCAATTATCCATGTGACAGGGACAAATGGCAAGGGGTCAACCATTGCCTTTATGAGGGAACTCTTTGTTTCTCATGGCAAGAAAGTTGGAACCTTTACTTCGCCCCACATTGTTAGCATCCATGATCGGATTTGTATCAATGGTCAACCGATATCGGCCCCAGACTTTATCCGTTTAGCAGATCAAGTTAAGACGATGGAGCAAAGACTTCTAGAAACTCATGACCAATTGTCTTTTTTTGAGTTGTTAACCGTGATTGCTTTGCTTCATTTTAAAGAACAAGAGGTGGACCTAGTTCTATTGGAAGTTGGAATTGGTGGCTTGCTTGACACGACCAATGTGGTGACTGGAGAGATCGCAGTTATTACATCAATCGGCCTAGATCATCAGGAGACCTTGGGCAATAGTCTGGAAGAAATCGCAGAACAGAAGGCAGGGATTTTTAAGCCAGGAAAGGTATCAGTGATTGCAAACTTAGCTCCTGAAGCCCAGCTCGTTTGTCAAAAGATAGCAGAAGATTTAGATGTCACTCTCTATCAAGCTGACCGAGATTTTTCTTTCAAATCAGGACATTTTTCTTCTTCTTCTCTAGCGGATTTGACCCGACTAAAACTGGGTTTGGAAGGAGCTTATCAAGAGGAGAATGCTGCTTTAGCTTTGCAGGCATTTCTGTTGTTTATGGCAGCGAGAGGTGAAAAGATCAATGAGGAAGTTGTCCGGTGTGCTTTGAAAACAACCAGATGGGCTGGGCGTCTAGAAGCTGTTACGGAGCACATTTATCTAGATGGTGCCCATAATCTACCGGCATTAGAACGATTGGTTGAATTTATCCAGGAAAAAATTCAGCAAGGTTATCATCCCCAAATCCTTTTTGGAGCTTTAAAGCGTAAAGATTACAGTGGCATGCTTGCTTATCTGACAGATCATTTACCTGATACAGCTCTCTATGTGACGAGTTTTGACTATCAGGGATCTTTGGAGGAGCAGGATTTGAGCGGCTATCATAGAGTTGCTTCCTATCGAGACTTTATAGATGATTTTGAAAAGTCTGCAGGGGAGAAAGACATACTGTTTGTTACAGGTTCCCTCTATTTTATATCTGAAGTTCGTGCCTACCTTATAAAAACATAG
- a CDS encoding DUF1292 domain-containing protein, with the protein MSHDHNHDHEERELITLVDEQGNETLFEILLTIDGKEEFGKNYVLLVPVNAEEDENGEVEIQAYSFIENEDGTEGELQPIPEDSEDEWNMIEEVFNSFMEE; encoded by the coding sequence ATGTCACACGATCACAACCACGATCACGAAGAACGTGAACTTATTACACTTGTAGATGAGCAAGGAAACGAAACTTTATTTGAAATTCTTTTGACTATTGACGGAAAAGAAGAATTTGGTAAAAACTATGTCCTTCTTGTACCAGTTAACGCAGAAGAAGATGAAAACGGCGAAGTTGAAATCCAAGCTTACTCATTCATCGAAAACGAAGATGGAACAGAAGGCGAATTGCAACCAATCCCTGAAGATTCAGAAGATGAATGGAACATGATTGAAGAAGTCTTCAACAGCTTTATGGAGGAGTGA